The following are encoded together in the Bos taurus isolate L1 Dominette 01449 registration number 42190680 breed Hereford chromosome 17, ARS-UCD2.0, whole genome shotgun sequence genome:
- the OASL gene encoding 2'-5'-oligoadenylate synthase-like protein (The RefSeq protein has 2 substitutions compared to this genomic sequence) — MAVSLELFDTPASRLNSFVAQCQHNIKEWKEDVVKAVQSVEKFLKKQRFRGDHGLDQKVLKVIRVGSFGNGTVLRNHAEVELVMFLSGFSSFQEEASNHNHHEHVLSMLCEKLTDFPDLLHLQPQNLRLVHGVTSAVAFTIQTWEMEEQVSVTIVPAYGVLRPSVPNFQPSPEVYVRLIKACRTLGYFSPSFSELQRNFVKYKPTKLKSLLRLVKHWYLEYVKAKCPRAELPPMYALELLTIYAWETGTEEKERFRLDKGLVTVLLLLTKYQRLCIYWTKYYTLQNPVIEDFVRNQLKEKRPIILDLADPTYNVATGYRWDIVAQSARHCLKQSCCYDNNETCIPNWKLKFA; from the exons ATGGCAGTATCCCTGGAGCTGTTTGATACCCCAGCTTCTAGGCTGAACTCCTTTGTGGCTCAGTGCCAGCATAACATCAAGGAGTGGAAAGAAGACGTGGTGAAGGCTGTGCAGTCCGTGGAGAAGTTCCTGAAGAAGCAGCGCTTCCGGGGGGACCATGGGCTGGACCAGAAGGTGCTGAAGGTGATCCGG GTGGGCTCCTTCGGGAATGGCACGGTGCTCAGGAACCACGCGGAGGTGGAGCTGGTGATGTTCCTGAGCGGTTTTAGCAGCTTCCAGGAGGAAGCCAGCAACCACAATCACCATGAGCATGTTCTGAGCATGCTCTGTGAAAAGCTCACGGATTTCCCGGATCTGCTTCACCTCCAGCCCCAGAACCTGAGGCTGGTCCACGGAGTCACCTCTGCTGTCGCCTTTACCATTCAGACCTGGGAGATGGAAGAGCAAGTCACTGTCACCATTGTGCCGGCCTACGGGGTCCTGA GGCCTTCTGTTCCCAACTTTCAGCCCTCCCCAGAGGTCTATGTGAGACTGATTAAGGCCTGCCGTACTCTTGGATACTTCTCCCCATCCTTCAGCGAGCTGCAGAGAAACTTTGTGAAATACAAGCCAACCAAGCTGAAGAGCCTCCTGCGGCTGGTAAAACATTGGTACCTCGAG tatgtgaaagcCAAGTGCCCTAGGGCGGAGCTGCCCCCAATGTATGCCCTTGAGCTACTGACCATCTATGCCTGGGAAACGGGTACTGAGGAGAAAGAGCGTTTCAGGTTGGACAAAGGCCTGgtcactgtgctgctgctgcttacgAAGTATCAGCGTCTCTGCATCTACTGGACCAAGTACTACACATTGCAGAACCCGGTCATTGAGGACTTTGTCAGAAACCAGCTCAAAGAAAAGAG GCCCATCATCTTGGATCCGGCTGACCCCACCTACAATGTGGCAACAGGCTACAGATGGGATATAGTGGCTCAGAGTGCCCGACATTGCCTGAAACAGTCCTGTTGCTATGACAACAATGAGACATGCATCCCCAACTGGAAACTGAAG TTTGCATGA
- the LOC101905682 gene encoding nuclear envelope pore membrane protein POM 121-like has protein sequence MGSYLGRPCRSFPPQALGGQHLPGGLDRSQPDSRTRRFSVAGPGHPAVAPLSTCRPAHKYPVTLHLRFVTASLRRCSMIPQTLRSFLGVLTSLCRRRHQRKAVLGARISTMCRGSASAVGTVTVCGGHQQQVTPVPPTTLRCAPGSCTEKMVRRALGDSGKGMAQQEEDPAFTGKDHQKRGPDGSRGARSTFRPLGAQGDLSAFVPKPGPLRRNLHAKSSVDRSTKKLQTSCVSSCPQGNAITSSYSSSWRGFPPGRRRTGPGIPRGLPRRSSRKASEGGLPPPCAAPVASQSNSRSDEDAEATRGQKRTWKIGAPTSDSPRPGRRRFPLLRRRRGEPLRLPPPPELGFRVTAEDLDAEKAAAFRRINSALRDETPAPQPCGPFPAPADPPAPGRAPRPERDQRESASPAPVDTRASAGGASSAHPWSGGRHRSPGPLSPWSQPLPGPPSHSRPPAPAPFTLPTRASSPGSGSAGLSTRPPSPSAPASAPAPGTAGATESLAPAPAAAWLPGFQQKPVWGPLTNAAGGGGPYQPPAWGPAAEDARPAFTAAPGSSSMGSPTPLCLDSPVFTHQSRPPVSDPRSLPPTSQLIPSALQIRPSPCISGDLAPHPASDAEVTPMDTIPPSQSPLFGSPPGSSGSLFPSSQALQTPPRDSAASVTVSTSLPGLFSGSSHTGAPAQPIAGAPDVQQQGAPAWDHSPHYGNPAAPALTRDPTSAPGPPAPPTNSPIVTHASTQPALAATPAAFPSGPAPAPGSAADTCVPQAMPSAGPNSRPGCSTAGGSSTAPCRPGVSAEPRGIGSRASVLDLSCPFAALSISMERRGARRTTHSRVGRVARHTGAFLARAPPW, from the coding sequence ATGGGCAGTTACCTGGGCAGGCCCTGCCGCTCATTCCCACCCCAGGCTCTGGGGGGTCAGCACCTGCCAGGAGGGCTCGACCGCTCCCAGCCCGATTCGCGCACCCGCCGGTTTTCCGTGGCCGGCCCAGGTCACCCAGCTGTCGCCCCGCTGTCCACTTGCAGGCCAGCCCACAAATATCCGGTGACTCTGCATCTGCGCTTTGTCACAGCGTCTCTGAGACGGTGTTCTATGATTCCGCAGACCCTGCGCTCCTTCCTGGGGGTCCTCACCTCCCTCTGCAGGCGACGCCATCAGAGGAAGGCAGTGCTGGGTGCTCGCATCTCCACGATGTGCCGCGGCTCAGCGTCCGCAGTGGGCACGGTCACTGTGTGTGGTGGGCACCAGCAGCAGGTCACCCCCGTGCCGCCCACCACACTGAGGTGTGCCCCGGGCTCCTGCACAGAGAAGATGGTGAGGAGGGCCCTGGGAGACAGCGGGAAGGGCATGGCCCAGCAGGAGGAAGACCCCGCATTCACAGGGAAGGATCATCAGAAAAGGGGCCCCGATGGCTCTCGGGGTGCACGATCAACATTTAGGCCCCTGGGGGCCCAGGGAGACCTCTCTGCCTTCGTGCCCAAGCCTGGGCCTCTGCGGAGAAACCTCCACGCCAAGAGCTCAGTAGACAGATCCACCAAGAAACTCCAGACCTCTTGTGTGAGCTCCTGCCCCCAAGGAAACGCCATCACGAGCTCCTACAGCTCCTCCTGGCGAGGTTTCCCGCCAGGGCGGAGGAGGACGGGCCCTGGCATACCGCGAGGGCTGCCCCGGAGGTCCTCGAGGAAAGCGAGCGAGGGGGGCCTGCCGCCGCCCTGTGCCGCCCCGGTGGCTTCCCAGAGCAACAGCCGGTCTGACGAGGACGCGGAGGCAACCAGGGGGCAGAAACGAACCTGGAAGATAGGCGCCCCTACGTCGGACAGTCCCAGGCCCGGAAGACGCAGGTTTCCTCTGCTGCGGCGCAGGCGAGGGGAGCCGCTgaggctgcccccaccccctgagCTGGGTTTCCGAGTCACCGCGGAAGACCTGGACGCGGAGAAAGCAGCGGCGTTCCGGCGCATCAACAGCGCGCTGCGGGATGAGACCCCGGCCCCGCAGCCCTGCGGTCCCTTCCCCGCGCCCGCCGACCCTCCGGCCCCCGGCAGGGCTCCTCGGCCCGAGAGAGACCAGAGGGAGTCGGCCTCCCCAGCGCCAGTGGACACCCGGGCGTCTGCTGGAGGGGCCTCCTCTGcgcatccctggtcaggagggCGGCACCGCTCCCCCGGACCCCTCTCCCCCTGGTCCCAGCCCCTCCCGGGCCCTCCTTCCCACTcacgcccccccgcccccgccccgttCACCTTGCCCACCCGCGCTTCCTCCCCAGGATCGGGCAGCGCGGGCCTGTCTACTCGGCCCCCAAGCCCCTCTGCCCCTGCTTCAGCCCCCGCGCCAGGCACGGCGGGTGCGACGGAAAGCCTGGCTCCGGCCCCGGCTGCGGCTTGGCTTCCCGGCTTCCAGCAGAAGCCCGTCTGGGGGCCTCTTACGAACGCggcaggaggaggaggccctTACCAGCCCCCGGCGTGGGGCCCGGCTGCGGAGGACGCCAGACCGGCCTTCACTGCAGCGCCCGGCTCCTCGAGCATGGGGTCCCCCACACCTCTGTGCCTGGACTCTCCTGTCTTCACCCACCAGAGCCGTCCTCCCGTATCTGACCCTCGATCCTTGCCCCCCACCAGCCAGCTCATCCCGTCTGCTCTCCAAATCAGGCCCTCACCCTGCATATCTGGGGACCTGGCTCCCCACCCCGCTTCTGACGCTGAGGTCACCCCCATGGACACCATTCCACCCTCCCAGTCTCCCCTCTTCGGGTCTCCCCCTGGCTCCAGTGGGAGCCTCTTCCCATCTTCCCAGGCCCTGCAGACACCCCCCAGGGACAGCGCGGCCTCTGTCACAGTCAGCACCAGCCTGCCTGGACTCTTCAGCGGCTCCTCTCACACCGGAGCCCCTGCCCAGCCCATCGCTGGGGCCCCTGATGTGCAGCAGCAGGGAGCCCCCGCCTGGGACCACTCTCCACACTATGGAAACCCGGCAGCTCCAGCCCTAACCAGGGACCCAACCTCTGCTCCAGGccccccagctccacccaccaacTCCCCCATTGTCACCCATGCCAGCACCCAGCCGGCCTTGGCTGCCACCCCAGCTGCATTCCCATCcggcccagcccctgcccctggcTCTGCAGCTGACACCTGCGTGCCCCAGGCCATGCCCAGTGCTGGGCCCAACAGCCGGCCTGGCTGCTCCACGGCTGGTGGATCGAGCACAGCCCCCTGCAGGCCGGGAGTCTCTGCAGAACCTCGGGGCATTGGGAGCAGAGCATCTGTCCTGGATCTGAGCTGCCCCTTTGCAGCTCTCAGTATTTCAATGGAAAGAAGGGGAGCCCGGAGAACCACACACAGCAGAGTGGGAAGAGTGGCCCGCCACACTGGGGCCTTCCTGGCCAGAGCCCCCCCATGGTGA